A window of Actinomadura rubteroloni contains these coding sequences:
- a CDS encoding helix-turn-helix domain-containing protein gives MAERGDVPRLGEFLRARRALVRPEAHGMPAGTRRTPGLRREEVALLAGVSTDYYVRLEQGRDRHPSAQVVEALARALLLEDEAAAYLRDLAEPGPVRRPGRAARREYASPGLVALLDAWPTTPALVLGRRMDVLAANTLGEALFSWLGEETNVLRAVFRTPEARMFYRDWDKTAEGCIAALRAENTDPDDPLLAELVGELSLTSPEFAELWTRHDVRAKRAEIKHFVHPVVGELSLRFENLTVGGAEGQHLIVYHAEPGSRDEQALALLGSYATAPARDHAK, from the coding sequence GCTGGGCGAGTTCCTGCGGGCGCGGCGGGCGCTGGTGCGGCCCGAGGCGCACGGGATGCCCGCCGGGACGCGCCGCACGCCGGGGTTGCGGCGGGAGGAGGTCGCGCTGCTGGCCGGTGTCAGCACCGACTACTACGTCCGGTTGGAGCAGGGACGGGACCGGCATCCGTCCGCGCAGGTCGTCGAGGCGCTGGCCCGCGCGCTGCTGCTGGAGGACGAGGCCGCCGCCTACCTGCGCGACCTCGCGGAGCCCGGACCGGTCCGGCGGCCGGGGCGGGCCGCGCGGCGGGAGTACGCGTCGCCGGGGCTCGTCGCGCTGCTGGACGCCTGGCCCACCACGCCCGCGCTGGTGCTCGGGCGCCGCATGGACGTCCTCGCCGCCAACACGCTCGGCGAGGCGCTGTTCAGTTGGCTGGGCGAGGAGACGAACGTCCTGCGGGCCGTCTTCCGCACGCCCGAGGCCCGGATGTTCTACCGCGACTGGGACAAGACCGCCGAAGGCTGCATCGCCGCTCTGCGCGCCGAGAACACCGATCCGGACGACCCGCTCCTGGCCGAACTGGTCGGCGAGCTGTCGCTCACGAGCCCCGAGTTCGCCGAGCTCTGGACGCGTCACGACGTGCGGGCGAAGCGCGCCGAGATCAAGCATTTCGTCCACCCGGTGGTGGGCGAGCTGTCGTTGCGCTTCGAGAACCTGACCGTCGGCGGCGCCGAGGGCCAGCATCTGATCGTTTACCACGCCGAGCCGGGCAGCCGAGACGAGCAGGCGCTCGCGCTT